A genomic stretch from Kogia breviceps isolate mKogBre1 chromosome 1, mKogBre1 haplotype 1, whole genome shotgun sequence includes:
- the LOC131758568 gene encoding transmembrane protein 82 isoform X3 has protein sequence MAVPEPAQAVPTVRGECRQRWSTQPHGPPRAQGQRIRLESPESFSSLSVLDRTGGWGWILAAMFSLLSLPSWLPSLPSFEWGSGLLDAFLQGERLPPPPQPRPLRGTSPAQDEPHPRASPTAPSSNPTKLPALPTNPVRPRRGLRRLHPEQPPEGLLLRGLYQVSARLPGPRDPLQGRGWWFCPSARAPLCLHSDPERWLEKERLRAQWASLETVHLAGLALILTAVGVRVAALVVLEFSLRAVSMRLTLDKGARGTERLQLYLLCQYSLGCGLTCSLSFLQEGAPHRTLNLLLGLGLAALLSSGTRRLRRHVCRIYELHSSQHYCGVCLVLLAGARSLPRVLGRALAMTFVVSNLAAVALLNRDFLTTSEAVRFWMPLTICYTLLVIYMQEGQQRHPGLQSQVPTVLVRMCGLLLLLLTVGRWLDLLGILISLLGEFWCLLGTRTLFDLCQIQDFPSQRPSKSAPSQPQPSAPAQPQGTVPS, from the exons ATGGCCGTCCCGGAGCCCGCCCAGGCCGTGCCGACGGTTCGGGGAGAGTGTAGACAGCGGTGGTCAACCCAGCCCCATGGCccacccagggcccagggccaACGGATCCGCCTTGAATCTCCAGAAAgcttctcttccctctctgtccTGG ACCGGACCGGAGGCTGGGGCTGGATCCTGGCGGCCATGTTCTCCCTGCTGTCCCTCCCCTCCTGgctccccagcctcccctccttTGAGTGGGGCTCCGGCCTCCTCGACGCCTTCCTGCAAGGTGagcgcctcccccctccccctcagccccgccccctccgGGGCACCAGCCCCGCGCAAGACGAACCCCACCCACGTGCGTCTCCCACCGCCCCCTCCTCTAACCCTACCAAGCTGCCTGCCCTCCCTACTAACCCCGTCAGGCCTCGTCGGGGCCTGCGGCGTCTCCATCCTGAACAACCTCCTGAAGGTCTACTTCTTCGTGGGCTGTACCAAGTGAGTGCCCGCCTCCCCGGCCCCCGGGACCCCCTCCAGGGACGAGGCTGGTGGTTCTGCCCCTCTGCCCGTGCCCCCCTCTGCCTCCACAGTGACCCGGAGCGGTGGCTTGAAAAGGAGCGGCTGCGGGCCCAGTGGGCCTCGCTGGAGACTGTGCACCTGGCAGGGCTGGCCCTGATCCTGACCGCCGTGGGGGTCCGGGTGGCTGCCCTCGTGGTGCTCGAGTTCTCCCTCCGGGCTGTCTCCATGAGGCTTACCCTGGACAAG GGCGCCCGGGGCACCGAGAGGCTGCAGCTGTACCTGCTGTGCCAGTACTCGCTGGGCTGCGGGCTGACCTGCAGCCTGAGCTTCCTGCAGGAGGGCGCCCCGCACCGCACGCTGAACCTGCTGCTGGGCCTGGGGCTGGCCGCGCTGCTCAGCTCGGGCACCCGGCGCCTCCGCCGCCACGTCTGCCGGATCTACGAGCTGCACAGCAGCCAGCACTACTGTGGGGTCTGCCTGGTCCTGCTGGCTGGCGCTCGCAGCCTCCCCCGGGTGCTGGGCCGCGCCCTGGCCATGACCTTTGTAGTGAGCAACCTGGCAGCCGTGGCCCTCCTCAACCGGGACTTCCTGACCACCTCGGAGGCTGTGCGCTTCTGGATGCCGCTCACCATCtgctacaccctgctggtcatctACATGCAGG AGGGGCAGCAGCGACATCCCGGCCTGCAGAGCCAGGTCCCGACGGTGCTGGTGCGCATGTGCggcctcctgctgctgctgctgaccgTGGGCCGCTGGCTGGACCTCCTGGGCATCCTCATCTCCCTGCTGGGCGAGTTCTGGTGCCTGCTGGGCACCCGCACCCTGTTTGATCTTTGCCAGATACAG GATTTTCCGTCCCAGAGGCCTTCCAAGTCAGCTCCAAGCCAGCCCCAGCCCTCGGCACCTGCCCAGCCGCAGGGGACGGTCCCCTCCTGA
- the LOC131758568 gene encoding transmembrane protein 82 isoform X2, whose protein sequence is MPGRARPAAGWHRGRGRCGRGTGCLRGEPRLPGQNAAAGPDGGRDGCGTPAPSPERPGCLGDHLAAAGPGRAVAGCGWGRAPGHGRLGCSAGHLRLRQGLGAEATVAPRGQLAGGPGRGHDQQRRCGHSHDPLRRGQHAAVQSACGWSGQDRTGGWGWILAAMFSLLSLPSWLPSLPSFEWGSGLLDAFLQGLVGACGVSILNNLLKVYFFVGCTNDPERWLEKERLRAQWASLETVHLAGLALILTAVGVRVAALVVLEFSLRAVSMRLTLDKGARGTERLQLYLLCQYSLGCGLTCSLSFLQEGAPHRTLNLLLGLGLAALLSSGTRRLRRHVCRIYELHSSQHYCGVCLVLLAGARSLPRVLGRALAMTFVVSNLAAVALLNRDFLTTSEAVRFWMPLTICYTLLVIYMQEGQQRHPGLQSQVPTVLVRMCGLLLLLLTVGRWLDLLGILISLLGEFWCLLGTRTLFDLCQIQDFPSQRPSKSAPSQPQPSAPAQPQGTVPS, encoded by the exons GTCAAAACGCAGCTGCAGGCCCAGACGGTGGCCGCGATGGCTGTGGGACACCAGCACCCTCACCAG AGCGTCCTGGATGCCTTGGGGACCAtctggcggcagcagggcctggcAGGGCTGTGGCGGGGTGTGGGTGGGGCCGTGCCCCGGGTCATGGTCGGCTCGGCTGCTCAGCTGGCCACCTTCGCCTCCGCCAAGGCCTGGGTGCAGAAGCAACAG TGGCTCCCAGAGGACAGCTGGCTGGTGGCCCTGGCCGGGGGCATGATCAGCAGCGTCGCTGTGGTCACAGTCATGACCCCCTTCGACGTGGTCAGCACGCGGCTGTACAATCAGCCTGTGGATGGAGCGGGCAGG ACCGGACCGGAGGCTGGGGCTGGATCCTGGCGGCCATGTTCTCCCTGCTGTCCCTCCCCTCCTGgctccccagcctcccctccttTGAGTGGGGCTCCGGCCTCCTCGACGCCTTCCTGCAAG GCCTCGTCGGGGCCTGCGGCGTCTCCATCCTGAACAACCTCCTGAAGGTCTACTTCTTCGTGGGCTGTACCAA TGACCCGGAGCGGTGGCTTGAAAAGGAGCGGCTGCGGGCCCAGTGGGCCTCGCTGGAGACTGTGCACCTGGCAGGGCTGGCCCTGATCCTGACCGCCGTGGGGGTCCGGGTGGCTGCCCTCGTGGTGCTCGAGTTCTCCCTCCGGGCTGTCTCCATGAGGCTTACCCTGGACAAG GGCGCCCGGGGCACCGAGAGGCTGCAGCTGTACCTGCTGTGCCAGTACTCGCTGGGCTGCGGGCTGACCTGCAGCCTGAGCTTCCTGCAGGAGGGCGCCCCGCACCGCACGCTGAACCTGCTGCTGGGCCTGGGGCTGGCCGCGCTGCTCAGCTCGGGCACCCGGCGCCTCCGCCGCCACGTCTGCCGGATCTACGAGCTGCACAGCAGCCAGCACTACTGTGGGGTCTGCCTGGTCCTGCTGGCTGGCGCTCGCAGCCTCCCCCGGGTGCTGGGCCGCGCCCTGGCCATGACCTTTGTAGTGAGCAACCTGGCAGCCGTGGCCCTCCTCAACCGGGACTTCCTGACCACCTCGGAGGCTGTGCGCTTCTGGATGCCGCTCACCATCtgctacaccctgctggtcatctACATGCAGG AGGGGCAGCAGCGACATCCCGGCCTGCAGAGCCAGGTCCCGACGGTGCTGGTGCGCATGTGCggcctcctgctgctgctgctgaccgTGGGCCGCTGGCTGGACCTCCTGGGCATCCTCATCTCCCTGCTGGGCGAGTTCTGGTGCCTGCTGGGCACCCGCACCCTGTTTGATCTTTGCCAGATACAG GATTTTCCGTCCCAGAGGCCTTCCAAGTCAGCTCCAAGCCAGCCCCAGCCCTCGGCACCTGCCCAGCCGCAGGGGACGGTCCCCTCCTGA